The stretch of DNA TGGGTGCTTGGCGCCCCCTACTTTACATCAAGACGTGGGCGTCCAAGGCGCCTGCCACTTCAATGACGAGGCACCTGTGCTGGTCCTAGCCTCTTCCTCGCCACGCCGCCGCGACCTGCTCGCGCGGCTCGGCGTCGTGCCGTCGCGCGTGGAATCCCCCGATATCGACGAAGCGCCGCGCAAGGCCGAGCCGCCGCGCGCCTACGCGCTGCGTCTCGCGGTCGAAAAGGCCAGCGCGGTCGCGCGCGCAGAGGGTGAGATCGTGCTCGCCGGCGACACCACGATCGCGCTCGGTAGCCGCATCCTGCCGCCTGCCGACACGATCGAGATCCAGCGCGACCTGCTCGGCAAGCTGTCGGGCCGGCGCCATCACTGCCTGTCCGCAGTCTGCGTGATCGACGCGACCGGCAAGGTCCGTACGCGGATCGCCGACACGGTCGTCGCGTTCAAGCCGCTCTCACCAGCCGAGATCGACGCGTATCTCGCGTGCGGCGAAGGGCTCGGCAAGGCCGGGGGCTACGCGATCCAGGGCCGCGCCGAGG from Sphingomonas sp. HMP9 encodes:
- a CDS encoding Maf family protein, giving the protein MGVQGACHFNDEAPVLVLASSSPRRRDLLARLGVVPSRVESPDIDEAPRKAEPPRAYALRLAVEKASAVARAEGEIVLAGDTTIALGSRILPPADTIEIQRDLLGKLSGRRHHCLSAVCVIDATGKVRTRIADTVVAFKPLSPAEIDAYLACGEGLGKAGGYAIQGRAEAFVRFLSGSHSGVVGLPLFETRALLKTAGVALA